The stretch of DNA ATCTCCTCGTTTCAGTTCGGTTTTAATATGGTAtcgtatttttttttcgaattttacAGATCGTGACTTCGTCTTACACCGATCTTCAAGATTACACGTATTATTTCGTGCCGGCTCCGTGGTTATCCGTAAAACTAGTACGTCTACTGCAGTACTATCCACCACCGGGTAGGTTATCGTTGTTATTTACTGGGCGGCCATTGACCTGGGAAACTCCGATGGAAtctgaaaaatctagaaaaaaatcagtgaatttggcaaattttaccaaaactTGGAATACTCAGACAATTCAGATAATCCTATTGACaacgtgtttctttatcaataccaGTACGTGATTCAAAgaacaaatgaatgaatcgtaacattttaaatctatTAATTTCTCTGATTCGTTCTCgtggaattttgtgtaatcactGGGAAATCTCAGGTGATTTGTAAATGCCAGAATTGTGATTTGCCACCctgaaattttcttttcgttATGGAACAGTGAGGGTTCTTTGTAAAAagctagaaatcaaagaaTAATCTGGCAAATtagttgagattgctagatcgtgaatcaaatcaaactgtttccatctatgtcttacatatttgactgtgttaactgataggattcttagcagatcgagtcagggaaaacaataACTatcatgtcagggaatagttaCGGGGAAAGTCAAATAAATGTGACCACCCTGCTAGATTGTATGTATGAACATAGTAATAGAATAAtcaatgattataatatttacGCCGTATTTGGatcatatattttctttttgcaGAGGACCCGACCGTTCGGACGAAACTCGCCGAATGTCTAGAAACGATACTCAACAAGGCGCAAGAGCCGCCGAAATCGAAGAAAGTTCAACATTCGAACGCGAAGAACGCCGTGCTGTTCGAGGCCATCAACCTGATTATACACATGGACAGCGACCCGAATCTTCTAGTCAGAGCTTGTAATCAGTTAGGACAGTTTCTACAGCACAGAGAGACTAATTTGAGGTATGTTACTTAACTCATTGAGCACTGACTAATCAGTACCCAAAAGTTCGGcagacaatttgaaaaattcaacccTAGTGTGTCATATAACGGGTATACCGGTAGAGCGCGTCTACACcacggtgcggtgtatcactaattacttatatttcactatgtttggcagtcgctttcaatagagataaaaactaattacacccGTACATGTTGTGCGGCGTGCTAGCGCCGTTTAAACATCGTACTGCAGCGTAGACGCAGAGGGTTAAAGGGTTAAAGAATGCTTGTTGAATCGGGGAATGACGATGCTAAGACACCAGCTGTCCCGTTAGATGGCGTAATCGGCTCTCAGTCTTAAGACGTccaaaattagttaattgtCGATCGATcaactttgaactgaatttctaGGCTCCTGAATTTGTACATCATCACAGGATCCACCAAATATATTCAACATACACGGTGATTGCCCGGTGTAGTTGCAtcaataattgattaatcTAAGAGAAAAGCTCACTGGATTCTTACTGAAATGTGGAAGAATTTgaacgacacctggtggatccccTGTtggccataagtggaatccttgATTGCCATGGTAGCATTTGGGGTTCCTTATTGTATTTGAAGGATTCGATGTAATAGATATTGTAAATCCCTCCTGATTATTGCTGAAAACGGTTTAATTGTACCTAACTGTTTTTGTACAAAATCGCCGAAATCATTTACTGATATTATGTATCGGAAACGAAAAGAGTTCATTCGTATTTTGCTTAAATCTTGTCCGTAAAAAGTTGAATTTCCGTATTTTTCGATATATAGATATCTGGCTTTAGAGAGTATGTGTTTGTTGGCGACGTCAGAATTTTCACACGACGCGGTCAAGAAACACCAGGAAACAGTCATCAATGCTCTGAAGGTAGATACAAAAATTACTCAATATAGCGACCTCTTAACTGATGGCTTCTAGAAAAACTGTGCTTCTTCATTTGATATGAATGGTTTAAATCTTAATTGCTGGTACtggtgaaaattagttcattctgGGTGAAATTTCGATTGGATTTTTTGCCTTCCAAACCTGCAGgggcgttggaagcaattttagATTGCCGCGGCCAATTGCCGATTTTTGACAGGTTCTAATTATTGCCGCggcgaatttacttcaatttctcCAAAAACATAGTTTAGAAAGAAAAAAGCTTCATTCAGTTAAAACGTTATTCAGTCGCTACGGTTCCAACTCTAATTATCTGAATATTATCGAACGAGTCTTGAATGAATCAAATGATTGCTATAGATTTCCctgaaaactgataaaaatgattGGAAAAGTTGATTCAAATTTAAGCGACACTTAGAAAAAATCGTTACACACTTATTGAGTAACCAcgagcgacacctggtggatccgcgcttgccgcagtagcatattattgatattcgCCGTTTTTGTTTTGCAGACCGAGCGCGACGTCAGCGTCAGACAACGAGCCGTCGATCTGTTATACGCGATGTGCGACCGATCGAACGCCGAGGAAATCGTTTCCGAAATGTTGAACTATTTAGAATCGGCCGATTATTCGATTCGGGAAGAAATGGTAGGTCAAATAAGACATCGAAACCAATGCTGATTTCTGATTGCggtaaattttgataatcggTTATAGCCCCATAGATTACCAACCGTGTGGGACGCAAGGATGCCTCGTAGTGGTACAGaagtgctgactaattgataccaagaaagtgctggagataatttgtaaatttgaaaaaattcaactcCTTCTAACTTGTGTTAGATAACTGGCATACTGCcatagtgcatctacaccacggcgttagttactaatattcaactgtggtgctgccatcttcatTAGAGATGAAAACTAAATTACGAATTGCATCGATACAACGCGGTGCGCTGTACTAGCGAAGTTCATCACCGGCTTAGACAAAAGCATTGATATACCAATCCACCCTCAAGTGTTAGATTGAACTCTAGattctatttcatttccaatttATTAACCTGGATAGTTAGAGAATTGGACCGTGATGTTGACAGTTTTCATTTCCGATTTATTTACATGGGTAGTCAGGGAATTGGACCCTGATCTGCACGTATAAACCTTTTCTGTTTTTGTCTCGATCGTCAGGTATTGAAAGTAGCTATACTCGCCGAGAAATACGCGGTCGATTACACGTGGTACGTCGACGTAATCCTGAATCTGATTCGAATCGCCGGCGATTACGTCAGCGAAGAGGTCTGGTATCGAGTCATTCAAATCGTAATCAATCGAGACGACGTGCAGGGCTACGCGGCGAAAACTGTCTTCGAGGTACGTGTGTCGTTTATCTTTCTAGCAgcgtccctacgactcctcgATTCCTAAAAGATTCCTTCTCATCAAAAAATGCTTTTTGTAAGGTGTTTGAAACCCTTGTAATTCGAGCAAAATGCCTgtaactccttcaattttgaataatgtttatatgtgTAAAGTATAAAAATTTGCTTTCAAAACcattgatttattggtttaaaCAGTTTTAGGAGGAGTCCACTGTAATTAGGATATAGTGCAAACGCTTCCGCCCTTGAAAACTACTTATATCCAGAAATTACCtatctgggcccagtttcacgaaaaagtttaagcctaaaacggttaagtttgaattatgccaaaaatttgagttgaaCTTCTTCGTGAAACTGAGCCCAGTAAGCACTCACCCTGTCTAGAATAACTATTGTATAATTCTCTGATGTGTTGTTGTTCTCGTTAATTAATCGATACTTAACGACGTTGATGAATTAATGGATGTTTCATTACGCGTCATTTATTTTGTAGGCATTACAAGCGCCGGCGTGTCATGAGAACATGGTCAAAGTGGGCGGCTATATATTGGGTGAATTCGGAAATCTCATCGCCGGAGATCCTCGATCAAGGTGAGTAGTTATATATCCTTGAATTCAGGTCACATTGTCATTTCAAGAGCTGTCTGCGGTCACGGAATTTTATAGTTTGTCCCGCTGTCCCCGGGGAGCATTAAAATGTCACAGATTTTTGAACGACTGTCTTTTGTCACGGAAAAATGTCACGGCTTATattgatttcaataatttcaacgGGAAGTTGGCTATTTATCGCTCCCGTTACGGGACGTCGTGGTAGTGATATAATATGGTAAGTGAACACCATGGCGCTAGCAGTTGGTACTTTTTCACGTGTTGAGTTTGATTTCCTGaatattttctgtaaattttaCGAAACTTTCATTCAGGATGCAGCTCTCCTGAGCACAAAAGAGAAGTGCTtgatttatgtttaaaaagctTTAAATGCTGAAATTTTAGGATTTCCCTGAATATTGTTGGCTGTCCCGAAAAATTCGGATCTCTGTCTctcaaaacaatttttaggGGTTAGCAgctgactgatacacagttacagatataggctaggagtgtcacttctctccagggagagatgattcatacacagttacagctataggctaggggtgacaataccaatatcacttctctccagggagaaatgactgatacacagtaacAGATATAAGCTAGGGGCAAtcataccaatatcacttctctccaggtagagatgactgatacatgacATTCTTTTTTTGCAGCCCATCTGTTCAGTTTCAGTTGTTACATGGAAAATTTCACTTGTGTGCCTCTAGTACTCGCGGTCTGCTGCTTTCAACTTACgtgaaattcatcaatttattCCCCGAAATTAAACCACAAATACAAGACGTAAGTAGAACATCTATTAACATTGATACAAAATTCTGACCCCCACGTGGTACATTCTGGACTTGAATGTCTTGTCTTTGATCCAAAATTTGCTGGTATATTCTGGACTTGAATGTTGTGTCTTCGACCCCAAATTTTCTGGTAAATTCTGGACTTGAATGTCATATCTTTGATCCAACGTTCACTGGTAAATTCTGGACTGGAATGTCATGTCTTTGATCCAACATTCACTGGTTTATTCTGGACTTGAATGTCTTGTCTTTGATCCAACATTCACTGGTATATTCTGGACTTGAATGTCTTTTCTTTGATCCAACATTCGCTGATATATTCTGGACTTGAATGTCTTTTCTTTGATCCAACATTCGCTGATATATTCTGGACTTGAATGTCTTGTCTTTGATCCAACATTCGCTGGTATATTCTGGACTTGAATGTCTTGTCTTTGATCCAACATTCGCTGGTATATTCTGGACTTGAATGTTGTGTCTTTGATCCAAAATTTGCTGGTAAATTCTGGACTTGAATGTTGTGTCTTTGATCCAATATACGCTGGTATATTCTGGACTTGAATGTCTTGTCTTTGATCCAAAATTTGCTGGTAAATTCTGGACTTGAATGTTGTGTCTTTGATCCAATATACGCTGGTATATTCTGGACTTGAATGTTGTGTCTTTGACCCCAAATTTTCTGGTAAATTCTGGGTAAATTCTGGACTTGAATGTCATATCTTTGATCCAACGTTCACTGGAAAAATCTGAACTGGAATGTCATGTCTTTGATCCAACATTCACTGGTTTATTCTGGACTTGAATGTCTTGTCTTTGATCCAACATTCGCTGATATATTCTGGACTTGAATGTCTTTTCTTTGATCCAAAATTTGCTGGTAAATTCTGGACTTGAATGTTGTGTCTTTGATCCAATATACGCTGGTATATTCTGGACTTGAATGTTGTGTCTTTGATCCCAAATTTTCTGGTAAATTCTGGGTAAATTCTGGACTTGAATGTCATATCTTTGATCCAACATTCGCTGATATATTCTGGACTTGAATGTCATATCTTTGATCCAACATTCACTGGTATATTCTGGACATGAATGTCTTGTCTTTGATCCAACATTCGCTGGTATATTCTGGACTTGAATGTTGTGTCTTTGATCCAACATTCGCTGGTATATTCTGGACTTGAATGTTGTGTCTTTGATCAAACATTCACTGGTATATTCTGGACTTGAATGTCATGTCTTTGATCCAACATTCACTGGTATATTCCGGACTTGAATGCTGTGTCTTTGATGCCACGTTAACTGGCATATTCCTCCTAGATTGTTGAAATGTATCCGGTATTTTGTAGGTGCTTAAACAATATAACCAGGTGCGAAATGCTGACGTCGAATTACAGCAAAGAGCCATAGAATATTTACAACTCAGTTCAGTCGCTTCTGCCGACGTTCTGGTaagtagaaataaacaaaaagttTAAGACAATATTTTTTCCTTGAATACAATGAACTGGTCTTTGCTCAAATGGTTCCAAGTCGAATTATTTCCTTACTTGAAAACAACAAATGTTAGATCAATTGAAACAGATTGTGTCTTATGTTCCATTGTCTAACTCCAATAATTGGCTTACTTGAACAATACTCACTGGTTCCAAATGATTCGAGTTAGGAGGGAtctaacaactgtggaaccaggaCAACTTCATAACCAGGACCTTAGAATTAAACGCTGCACTATTTTTCGTTCCAGGCTACCGTGCTGGAAGAGATGCCACCATTCCCCGAACGAGAATCGTCGATTTTAgcgaaattgaagaaaaagaagCCGGCCGTGAAAGATAACGTTGATTTGAAAGATCGTCCGGTTCACGTCAACAACACCGAATCAACTGAGCCGGCGGTGAACAACGTAAGTTATTGAATAATCCGTCTGCCTGCTCCTGATGGACTAAATCTGTCTAACTGCTCCTGATGTACTAGATCGGTCTGCCTGCTCCTGATGGACTAGATCGGTCTGCCTGTTCCTGATGGACTAGATCCGTCTGCCTGTTCCTGATGGGCTAGATCTGTCTGCCTGTTCCTGATGGGCTAGATCTGTCTGCCTACTCCTGACAGGCTAGATCTGTTAACCAGCTCATGAAGGACTAGATCCGTCTGCCCGTAAAGAtcctcacatgccacagtcgcattgttttattatttcagCAACCGGCTTCTAGCGCCAGTACGACAGCCGTGTCCGGAGATCTGTTGGCGCCTCCACTACCGGCGCCGACCGCTGCCACGACGAATAACGTTCCCAACAATAACACGGCTCTGTTAGTGGATTTAATGTCAGAACCACCGGCGCCCTCTACTCAAATAATCGACGATATTACGCCGACAGCATCGGTTACGACTGATACGGAAGCGAATTTCTCGTCGTTCGGCAACATGGGTGCGAAAAATAACTTCGCAAAGTAAGTGAACTTAGCTGTATTACTTAACTCACCTCGTTCAGCGCCACTCAccattatttttagatttgagGTTTCACTTTCTTCTCATCGCACTGTGTGGTACTCGGGGTATTATCAGGATGGTTCAAGGGTTCCTTGTCCCCTTTATCCTGATAAGAAAAGAGGCCAGTGAACCTTGGACTAAGAAACTtggctaccaccaggattcttACCCACCCACTGACAACACCTGTCACTGGTTTAACAATTCACTCAACCTgattaatttctaaaactgcTCTCAATTTTATCATTCTAATATCTAAACTCAATGAGACTGTGAACTGTCACTCAATGCTTTCTTTCGcgtgaaatgaatttgaacacGATCTCTTGAAACTTGACTTGATTATTCtaataacttttaattctgtttcttttcaGCGAGCAATTGACCGATGCCAAACAGTAAGTATTTCATGCAGTCATTCAGTTGATTTTCGCAATCAACTCGCTTTTTGAAATCGAGTTATTTGTTGTGCGTTGTTTTGACTTCATGCCATGAAATTGTTGGAAAATTTTTCTCGACGTTTCATTCTAGATTCGTTTGTAAAAACAACGGCGTTTTATTCGAGAACGATCTGATCCAAGTCGGCATCAAGTCGGAATTTTGTCAGAACCTCGGACGTTTAGGGATGTTTTACGGAAACAAGACGAGTTTCCCGCTGCAGAATTTCAAAGTCGACGTCGTATATCCACCGGAGGCCAACGCAGAACATATCCTTTTCAAACGCTATTTGCGCTCTTCAATTGACTTGAGCCGTTTACCTCATTGACAATCAATCAGGGAAATAGAGGTccttttttaaatgaattttgataagGATCACTGCTTTCATTGGTTTACCCTGAGTTGACCggtgagttgagaatcagggaaatcTGTAGCATTGGGACTGCTTTTGTTagtatttcaccgagttgagaaccAGGAAACTCAGTAACGTTGGGACAgtagtaaatatttcactgagttgagaatcagggaaatcAGTTGTGTTGGGGCAGCTGTAAATATCTCattgagttgagaatcagggaactcagtAGCGTTAGGACtgctgctgtaaatatttcactgagttgatGATTTTTTAAGTCAACCGGTGCTGAGTAGTAAGGAGCAGTAAGTGCTCAGTATATCGAATCCTTAACCGTTCGTACTAAATATACAGTTGAAACCGTGTGACCCGACGATCGAAGGCGGTGCTCAGGTTCAGCAGTTGATCAACGTTGAATGCATCGACGATTTCATCGAAGCTCCTTTACTCAATCTGAAATTCATGTAAGTTTACGCGATGCAACATTTCATGAAACCGACCTCTACGACGCCTAacgatttaatgaaaataccTTTTAAGTTAAAAAAGGTGAAATGTGACTAATGCGAGTTTGACTCAGTCGACCAAAGGTAGCCTTGGACtagaatgaaaaataccttAAAGTTCTCCTGAATTGTATTTGTcactgaaaaaatgaaatgaatgaaatgctACTTAAGTAAGTTTGACTCAGTTGACCATAGGCAGCCTAGGACTTGATAAAGTAAAAAAAATACTGTAAAGTTCCTCTGAAGTGTATCGTCACTGAAAAGATGAAATGCTCAGGAGCAAGTTAAACTCAGTCGACCAAAGGTGACCTaggattttaatgaaaaataccttaAAGGTCCCCTAAAGACGTGTATTGtcactgaaaaatgaaatgctaCTGTAGCGAGTTTGACTCAGTCGACCAAATGTAGTCTTGGactttgatgaaaaataccttaAAGTTCACCTAAAGTGTATTGTcactgaaaaaatgaaatgctaCTTATAGATTCACTCAGTTAACCATAGGCAGCCTAGGACTTAAATGAAAAATCCCTTTGCGTTCCCCTGCACTATATTGTGTTtctatgaaaatgaactttatttttctgatacatgagaatgaatatagataaacaCGTTCAATAACTTGTTGTTTAGATACCGCGCATATTTTGAGTATAGGTGAAATGATTACGGTCCATTCGTCGTTTCAGGTACAGCGGGGCTCAACAGAATATAACGGTCAGACTACCGCTGACGATCAATAAATTCGTGCAATCGACGCAGATGAATTCGACGACGTTTTTCCAACGCTGGAAACAATTGAGCGCGTAAGTTTAGGGCATGCAGCGTGCGAAGTGCGGCCGGATGCACAGGCTAAAAAGTAAACTTCGATTGACTGGGTTTGTCACGGATTATCACGATCatcaaaaaattttaaaatgtccCACAGTAGAACTCGCTTGATTCTGATTTTTCAATCCGGATTTTCTTTTACATCGCTCAAAAtatttggtccatttaacctgGAACTGTGTAAACTATATAGTTCATACTTCGGATTTTACTTAATTCGAAGAAACCTGGGGGCAGTCCCTAGTCGTCCGAATTAAGTGATTTCTACTGTACTACAATTAATGCGGTGATCTAGCCCTATCGTAGCTCTGGTATTGTCGTAATTCGAAAAACAATTTGTTTCCCTGCGAGATCCGAGGTCTATTGTAACTCACTTATCTCAAGATCATTATGGCAAGGGCTGAAAGGGGCCTGTACTTTGTATAGAGCGAAATGTTTTTGTGAAGTTACGATGTTTGAACGCAAAATTGTTTTATATATATCTGAAGTAACGTATATTGAtcgatttttcttttcaggcCACAACAAGAATGCCAGAAAATATTCACTGCCAAAAATTCAATGGAACCTGATCAGATTAAGTTAAAGGTACATTCGTAAACGTGTCTCGTTCAATCGGTCGAAACTGTTGCGAGAAATTTCgttcaaatatttgaaattttttttttttctttgtcgCAGTTGATGGGATTTGGTTTAACGTTACTGGAAGGAATCGACCCGAATCCGGAGAATTACGTGTCGGCCGGAATCGTTCACACGCGTAATTTACAAGTCGGTTGTCTACTGCGACTCGAACCGAATAAACAAGCTAAGGTAACTAACAGTTTCTGACTGCAGCCTGATGTTCGAGATTTTCTATTCGAAAAATATGGGCTTCAGAAGCacggttgtgagttaactTGAGGGgtattaaatcttaagactggtctgaaTGAAGTTGTCAGTTATAGAATCAATAGATGATCTTTGACAATCTTTGATATAAAGCCATGACCAAAATTTACTGACTGCAGACAGATGGTCGagattttctgtttgaaaaatatttgctTCAGATGCATGGTTGTGTCCTAACTTCATAAGTGCTGTTAgattttaagactggtctgaaTTGAGTTATTGACTATAGAATCAAAAGAAACAAAGGATGATCTTAGACTAGTCTTTGATATAAGCCATGAccaaaatttaacttatattttcatagcgCTCTCGTAAGTTTTTAGATTGGTTTACGAAGCTTAGATGAGCTTAGACTTGGTCTTAAATtgatgttagattggttatagaaccaaaatgagatTATACTGGTATGAAAAGATGGCTATAGATCTAGAATGGTCTTAGACTAGGCCTCGGCCAGTTGTGCAGTTATTGTTAAGATCTTAAGTTTACTTTGTTTCTAAAGTTGTCTAACAACTTAAGCGCACCTTGGTTCTAAAGTTGTCTAACAACTTATGACCAGTCTCGAGATTTAAGGCCACTTTTAGCAGTCAGCACTGGCGAAACGATGTTATAAACTCTACTAACATTTCGTTTAACGAggtttttcattattagaCTTCGTCGCGTtgtgaatt from Tubulanus polymorphus chromosome 11, tnTubPoly1.2, whole genome shotgun sequence encodes:
- the LOC141913299 gene encoding AP-2 complex subunit alpha-2-like, whose protein sequence is MPTVKGDSMRGLAVFISDIRNCKSKEAEIKRINKELANIRSKFKGDKTLDGYQKKKYVCKLLFIFLLGHDIDFGHMEAVNLLSGNKYTEKQIGYLFISVLVGASNELMKLVIQAIRNDLASRNPIHVCLALQCVANIGSREMAEALSQEIPKLLVSGDTIDSVKQSAALCLLRLQRSSPDIVSMGEWTSRVIHLLNDQHMGVVTAAASLIEALVKKNPEEYKGCVTLAVSRLSRIVTSSYTDLQDYTYYFVPAPWLSVKLVRLLQYYPPPEDPTVRTKLAECLETILNKAQEPPKSKKVQHSNAKNAVLFEAINLIIHMDSDPNLLVRACNQLGQFLQHRETNLRYLALESMCLLATSEFSHDAVKKHQETVINALKTERDVSVRQRAVDLLYAMCDRSNAEEIVSEMLNYLESADYSIREEMVLKVAILAEKYAVDYTWYVDVILNLIRIAGDYVSEEVWYRVIQIVINRDDVQGYAAKTVFEALQAPACHENMVKVGGYILGEFGNLIAGDPRSSPSVQFQLLHGKFHLCASSTRGLLLSTYVKFINLFPEIKPQIQDVLKQYNQVRNADVELQQRAIEYLQLSSVASADVLATVLEEMPPFPERESSILAKLKKKKPAVKDNVDLKDRPVHVNNTESTEPAVNNQPASSASTTAVSGDLLAPPLPAPTAATTNNVPNNNTALLVDLMSEPPAPSTQIIDDITPTASVTTDTEANFSSFGNMGAKNNFANEQLTDAKQFVCKNNGVLFENDLIQVGIKSEFCQNLGRLGMFYGNKTSFPLQNFKVDVVYPPEANAELNIQLKPCDPTIEGGAQVQQLINVECIDDFIEAPLLNLKFMYSGAQQNITVRLPLTINKFVQSTQMNSTTFFQRWKQLSAPQQECQKIFTAKNSMEPDQIKLKLMGFGLTLLEGIDPNPENYVSAGIVHTRNLQVGCLLRLEPNKQAKMYRLTLHTTKESVSKRLCELIEEQL